One genomic window of Desmospora activa DSM 45169 includes the following:
- a CDS encoding putative DNA-binding protein, with protein sequence MLDKTTHINLLYDFYEPILTEKQRKVMELYYHEDWSLGEIADHLSISRQAVFETIKRSQSALEEWESMLQLAQKHQRRTQLLQAIRQMITDSSVEKEVTHLLDQMAELD encoded by the coding sequence GTGCTGGATAAAACGACCCATATCAACCTGTTGTACGACTTCTATGAACCGATACTGACGGAAAAGCAGCGTAAGGTGATGGAGCTGTATTATCACGAGGATTGGTCTTTGGGTGAGATTGCGGACCATCTCTCGATTTCGCGGCAAGCGGTATTTGAAACGATAAAACGTTCCCAGTCGGCGTTGGAAGAGTGGGAATCGATGTTACAGCTGGCGCAGAAGCATCAGCGACGCACACAACTGTTGCAGGCGATTCGACAGATGATTACCGATTCGTCTGTAGAAAAAGAAGTTACACACTTGTTGGATCAAATGGCGGAGTTGGATTAA